The sequence below is a genomic window from Lentisphaerota bacterium.
GGCCTGTTCCGGTGAGCGAGGAATCGGTCTTCAGTCGGCGCTTCGACCCGGTTACTTGAATATGGCCCGCCGCTCGACCTGGCGCAGCACGACATACGTCGTCCATCCGAGTACAACGAGGCCGGCCAAAAAGGCCACGTAGGCGATGAACACGGGGATGCCGAAGGCCTTGGCCAGCATCGTTAATTCCGACATTCCGCCCATGCCGGCGATCACGTTGAGCGGCATGAAGACCACGTTGATCACCGTGAGGTGCTTCATCAACACGTTCAGATTGTTGCTCACAATCGATGCGCGCGCGTCCATCAGGCCGCCAAAGACATTGGCGTAAACCTGCGCCTGTTCCAGACACTGGGCATTTTCGATGGCCAGGTCGTCGACAAACTCGAGCATCTCCGGCGACAAGCCGTCGGTCTGGGCGTTCCTGGCATTGGTCTTCAGTCGCTCGATCACCCGGCCGTTGGCGCTGATCGCGTTGACGTAGTACACCAGGCTCTTCTCGATGGTGAACATCTGCAGCAACTGGCAGTTCTCCATGGACTTGACGAGCTTGGGCTCCAGTTC
It includes:
- a CDS encoding magnesium transporter CorA family protein, whose protein sequence is MRKLVRSRSAPTSSRAYPAHNQFQIDEHNLTSALDRDELPRVELDVNHLAVIFRHPKRYTAKDNFLFRINSVGLFLFKDKLIMIAPDDISLFEGRAFSKVQNLQMLFLRILSACVSHFFSHLDVINDIASELEPKLVKSMENCQLLQMFTIEKSLVYYVNAISANGRVIERLKTNARNAQTDGLSPEMLEFVDDLAIENAQCLEQAQVYANVFGGLMDARASIVSNNLNVLMKHLTVINVVFMPLNVIAGMGGMSELTMLAKAFGIPVFIAYVAFLAGLVVLGWTTYVVLRQVERRAIFK